A genomic region of Diachasmimorpha longicaudata isolate KC_UGA_2023 chromosome 17, iyDiaLong2, whole genome shotgun sequence contains the following coding sequences:
- the LOC135170653 gene encoding RNA cytidine acetyltransferase, whose protein sequence is MVRKKIDNRIRVLIDNGVAEGHRTFFVVIGEKARDQVVLINHMLSKTMVKARPSILWCYKKDLGFSSHRQRRQKKIEKKIKSGKIDINEDDPFELFVASAKIRYCYYNETHKILGNTFSMCILQDFEALTPNLLARTIETVEGGGVIVLLLQSVNSLKQLYTMSMDVHQRYRTEAHQNVVCRFNERFLLSLSSCSRCLVVDDQLRILPVSSKNLKIEPVPKLPSSEENVELNALKESFQDTQPVSSLVNLCKTVDQGKALLKFIEAISEKTLRSTVSLTAARGRGKSATLGLAIAGAVAFGYSNIYISSPSPENLNTLFEFIVKGFQALAYEDRHDYDLIQSTNPEFNKATVRIDVHRDHRQTIQYIHPTDAHKLSQAELLVIDEAAAIPLPYVKAMLGPYLVFLASTINGYEGTGRSLSLKLLQQLRSQTAAPNTHNKNDKALIGRTLYELTLDESIRYKPGDDVENWLTNLLCLDAITHAPVLSGCPPPDVCQLYYINRDTLFSYHKASELFLQRLVALYVASHYKNSPNDLQMMSDAPAHHLFCLLGPVDSNRKTLPEILVVIQVCLEGEISSSTVTDGLGRGKRASGDLIPWTIAQQYQDNDFPRLAGARIVRIATHPDYHSMGYGRRALELLKQYYEMKIPNVDEVEENEINRVEEEEVDLLEETIKPRASLPPLLLKLSERRPERLDYLGVSFGLTDRLLKFWKRAGFVPVYLRQTTNDITGEHSCIMISKVDSGGQDFHWLQEFWKDFRRRFITLLSYGFSSYSSALALGMLSNKTFQAKSVVIKKDVLDVYFTAYDLKRLDGYSNNMVDYHLVMDLLPPLAKLYFLGMMGDVKLSAVQEAILLAVGLQQKTVDKLSEELGLPSSQLLGLFNRIIRRCMQYLNGIAEEFVESNMKVRDEKDEVRVDAGKGKSLQQELDVAAKELKHKQRVELERLKKENFEQYAIKGSEEEWSNVLKGKGSKSLISIKSGEKRGNSEVLPEENFREGEGRKKKKKIKHGISK, encoded by the exons atggtTCGAAAGAAGATTGACAACAGAATTCGGGTTTTAATCGATAATGGAGTTGCCGAGGGCCATCGCACATTTTTCGTCGTCATTGGCGAAAAAGCCAGAGATCAG GTAGTCCTCATCAACCACATGCTATCAAAAACAATGGTCAAAGCTCGTCCCTCAATTCTCTGGTGCTACAAAAAAGACCTGGGCTTTAGCAGCCACCGTCAACGGCGTCAGAAAAagatcgagaaaaaaataaaatccggAAAAATTGACATAAACGAAGACGATCCCTTCGAGTTATTTGTCGCCTCAGCAAAAATTCGTTACTGCTACTACAACGAGACCCACAAGATCCTGGGTAATACCTTCAGTATGTGCATACTGCAGGACTTCGAGGCACTCACTCCAAACCTCCTGGCGCGAACCATAGAAACCGTCGAAGGAGGAGGAGTGATAGTTCTCCTCCTGCAGTCTGTGAACTCCCTGAAGCAGCTCTACACGATGAGTATGGACGTCCACCAAAGATACCGTACAGAAGCCCATCAGAACGTGGTGTGTAGATTCAATGAGCGTTTCCTTCTCTCCTTGTCCTCGTGCAGTCGTTGCCTGGTGGTTGACGATCAGTTGCGAATCCTCCCGGTCTCCTCCAAGAACCTGAAAATCGAGCCAGTACCAAAGCTGCCATCGAGTGAGGAGAATGTCGAGCTGAACGCCCTGAAGGAGAGCTTCCAGGACACCCAGCCTGTCTCGTCCCTGGTCAACCTCTGCAAAACCGTCGACCAGGGCAAAGCTCTCCTGAAGTTCATTGAGGCCATTTCCGAGAAGACTCTCAGATCAACGGTATCTCTGACAGCTGCCAGGGGACGTGGTAAATCGGCGACCCTGGGTCTGGCAATTGCTGGTGCTGTTGCCTTCGGCTACTCCAACATCTACATCTCGAGTCCTAGTCCGGAAAATCTCAACACCCTCTTCGAATTCATCGTCAAAGGATTTCAAGCACTTGCTTATGAAGACCGACACGATTATGATCTCATACAGTCGACAAATCCAGAGTTCAATAAAGCCACTGTGAGAATCGACGTCCACAGGGATCATCGTCAGACGATTCAGTACATTCATCCAACAGATGCTCACAAGCTGAGTCAAGCTGAGCTGTTGGTCATCGACGAGGCAGCAGCGATACCTCTACCCTATGTCAAAGCAATGCTGGGTCCTTATTTAGTGTTCCTGGCTTCGACAATCAACGGTTACGAAGGCACTGGCAGATCTCTGTCCCTCAAGCTTCTCCAGCAGTTGAGGAGTCAGACAGCTGCCCCCAATACTCATAACAAGAACGACAAGGCTCTGATCGGCCGAACGCTGTACGAATTAACCCTGGACGAATCGATTCGTTACAAACCTGGGGATGACGTTGAGAATTGGCTAACAAATTTACTCTGTCTTGATGCGATAACTCACGCACCTGTTCTCTCTGGATGCCCACCACCCGACGTCTGCCAGCTTTATTACATCAATCGAGATACCTTATTCTCATATCACAAAGCTTCCGAGCTCTTTCTTCAGCGTTTGGTGGCCCTGTACGTGGCTTCCCATTACAAAAATAGTCCGAACGATCTTCAGATGATGTCTGACGCTCCTGCACATCATCTGTTCTGCCTACTAGGACCGGTGGATTCCAACAGGAAGACACTGCCTGAGATTCTTGTTGTCATTCAGGTGTGTCTCGAGGGGGAGATCAGTAGCTCAACGGTAACTGACGGTTTAGGTAGGGGAAAAAGAGCCTCTGGGGATCTCATCCCCTGGACGATAGCCCAGCAATATCAGGACAATGACTTTCCAAGGCTGGCGGGTGCCAGGATCGTGAGGATAGCGACTCATCCTGACTATCACAGCATGGGGTATGGGAGAAGAGCTCTAGAGCTCTTGAAACAGTACTACGAGATGAAAATTCCCAATGTCGACGAGGTTGAGGAGAACGAGATCAATcgggtggaggaggaggaggtggaTCTCCTTGAAGAAACTATCAAACCCAGGGCCTCACTGCCCCCATTGCTGCTCAAGTTGAGTGAGAGGAGACCTGAGAGGCTGGATTATCTCGGTGTCTCGTTTGGACTGACTGACAGGCTCCTCAAGTTCTGGAAACGCGCAGGCTTTGTCCCAGTCTATTTAAGACAGACCACGAACGACATCACCGGGGAACACTCCTGCATTATGATCAGTAAAGTTGATTCTGGGGGACAGGATTTTCACTGGCTTCAGGAATTCTGGAAGGACTTCAGAAGGAGATTTATCACACTCTTGTCGTATGGCTTCTCCTCTTATTCGTCTGCTTTGGCCCTGGGAATGCTGAGCAACAAGACCTTTCAGGCGAAGAGCGTTGTCATCAAGAAGGACGTCCTGGACGTTTATTTCACTGCTTACGACCTTAAGAGGCTCGATGGCTACTCCAATAACATGGTGGATTATCATTTGGTAATGGATCTACTGCCACCACTGGCTAAACTCTATTTCCTGGGGATGATGGGGGATGTCAAGCTGTCTGCTGTGCAGGAGGCCATCTTGCTCGCGGTTGGACTGCAGCAGAAGACTGTTGATAAGCTGTCGGAGGAGCTGGGCCTGCCTTCTTCACAGCTTTTGGGATTGTTCAACAGGATTATAAGGAGGTGCATGCAATATTTGAATGGCATTGCTGAGGAGTTTGTCGAGAGCAATATGAAGGTCAGGGATGAAAAGGATGAGGTGAGGGTGGATGCGGGGAAGGGGAAGAGTCTGCAGCAGGAACTGGATGTTGCTGCGAAGGAATTGAAGCACAAACAGAGGGTGGAACTTGAGAGACTCAAAAAGGAGAATTTTGAACAATATGCCATCAAGGGGAGTGAGGAGGAATGGAGTAATGTGCTTAAGGGAAAAGGGAGTAAATCTCTGATCTCGATTAAGAGTGGGGAAAAACGGGGGAACAGTGAGGTTTTACCAGAGGAAAATTTtcgggagggggaggggcggaagaagaagaaaaaaatcaaacatgGAATTTCCAAGTGA